One window from the genome of Oncorhynchus gorbuscha isolate QuinsamMale2020 ecotype Even-year linkage group LG14, OgorEven_v1.0, whole genome shotgun sequence encodes:
- the LOC123995976 gene encoding 12-(S)-hydroxy-5,8,10,14-eicosatetraenoic acid receptor-like, which yields MEEDLLNDNCTADNLPLYTFYASVMIVEFTLALPLNLSVLYLFIFKLEFWKLNSNNLFLFNLVLADLLLLGCLPVNAYNFLRGERQSVDGKICKAMLFMLFLNRGASIGFLAVISLDRYFNVVHPGNKDFVLKKSPHISVVIWLLLLPLTVPTMLKTGCCSSHGDITDTLREVVFFTQILIPFFVLVYCTVRIVNRLKKKTVGDRTKLRRAVFLVTSVMLLFSLCFLPCTIARIVLLTVRAMDLDNAENIAVQVYDGFIVFSHMDCLVDPIVYCLSSTKFKRLYLSTYCPCLQRNNAETVERTNPTRTNLNLKRNSNTL from the coding sequence ATGGAAGAGGATCTTCTGAACGATAACTGCACAGCAGATAATCTGCCCTTGTATACATTCTACGCCTCTGTGATGATTGTGGAGTTCACCCTGGCTCTGCCTCTTAACCTCTCAGTGCTTTACCTCTTCATCTTCAAGCTGGAGTTCTGGAAGCTGAACTCCAACAACCTTTTCCTGTTCAATCTGGTGTTGGCTGACCTCCTTCTGCTGGGCTGTTTGCCAGTGAACGCCTACAACTTTCTACGCGGAGAGCGACAGAGTGTGGACGGAAAGATCTGCAAAGCCATGCTCTTCATGCTGTTTCTGAACCGAGGCGCCAGTATCGGCTTCCTGGCTGTGATTTCACTCGATCGCTACTTCAACGTGGTTCATCCTGGGAACAAGGACTTTGTCCTCAAAAAGTCCCCTCATATATCTGTGGTCATCTGGCTACTACTGCTCCCTTTGACGGTCCCCACCATGCTGAAGACCGGCTGCTGTAGCAGTCATGGGGACATCACTGACACTCTGAGAGAGGTTGTGTTCTTCACCCAGATTCTCATCCCTTTCTTTGTGTTGGTGTACTGCACGGTCCGCATTGTCAACAGACTCAAAAAGAAGACGGTAGGTGACAGGACCAAGCTGCGTCGAGCAGTGTTTCTGGTCACCTCTGTCATGctgctcttttctctctgtttcctgcCTTGTACCATCGCTAGAATTGTTCTGTTGACTGTCCGAGCCATGGATTTAGACAATGCTGAGAATATAGCTGTTCAGGTCTATGATGGTTTCATAGTGTTTTCCCACATGGACTGTCTAGTGGACCCAATTGTGTACTGTTTAAGCAGCACTAAGTTCAAACGCCTCTACCTGTCAACGTATTGCCCCTGTCTACAGAGAAACAACGCAGAAACGGTTGAAAGGACAAACCCCACACGAACCAACTTAAATCTAAAACGCAACAGCAAcacactgtag